In Setaria viridis chromosome 5, Setaria_viridis_v4.0, whole genome shotgun sequence, the genomic stretch TTCACAGAGCAAGCAATAGCATAGCATAGCTGATCGAGTTAGACGTGCAGGTTTCAGGCAGACTCCACGGGGAATTCGggccaacaaaaaaaaaaagaagtaatcGGGGCTTGGAATTTGGAAGATGACGCTACTAGCAACTCCGGATTCTCAACCGGATCGGTGGCGTGTAGAATCAAAGGCAAATGCTTCTTCTGGTGCAGACGAGCTCGCTTTCCCCTTTTCCGTTTCCTTCCCCTAGCTTTGCTTTCCTTGCGCAAGCGAGTGAGGCTTGTTGCGTCCCCAAGGGGGGTGGCCGTTCGGGTAACCCGAAAAGTTCGGGTCGGGTTTTCTAAATTTCGGGTTCTGAAAAAAGGAACCCGAGATATACTCCAGAGATTTAAAACCCGACAACTCGGGTTCGGGTTAACCCGTTCTACCCGACTAATGCCCGCACCCTGCagtccctctccctctcctgtctcctcctcgccgccccctctcctccccgctgTCGCGCTCTCTCTGCCTTTCCCCtgctctccgccaccgcctgccctccccttctccctctccagCTGCcttcgccgcccgcccgctgttccgccaccgccgctgccccgccTGCTCGCGGGATCCAGATCCGGCgtgggggcgcggcggcgccgccacccgtGCTCCGGGGGCCTCGGCGCGCGGCCTGCCGGGGCTGGTGTGGGCACACGACGGGAGCTCGACGAGAGATggggcagcaggcagcagcttgGCCTCAGTGGCGCcggcacaggggcggcgacgagccgaAGAGGAGGATGGGGGTGGCGCGGCGCAGGGAGGATGGTGgatgggggcggggcggcgcgaccGCGCGAGGAGCCGAGGGGAGGATGGGGGCGGCGAGTCGGCGACGCGTGGAGGACGGGAGATGCTGTCATGCTGATGTGTTGCGTGCGAGGAGGACATGCTAGGGTTAAATTTGTTTTTAGTTGGGCTGGGCTCAGTGGGCTGAATGTGCAATTGTTTGTTAGGCTGCTACTgcaggtgaatttttttttgttagttcGGGTAAACGGGCTGCTCGGGTTCCGGGCGCTGGAACCCGAACTACCCGAGTTTAATTCGGGTTTCCTGGTGTCCAACCCGAGATAAAAGTTCGGGCATCGGGTAATACGGGTTCGGGCTCGGGTTTTTTGCGGGTTCGGATTCGGATATCGGGTTTTGTGCCCTACCCAAGGCTGCGCCCTTTTTGTGGAGCCTTGACGCCTTTCAACAGTGCAAGTTGATGTGCGGCCATGTGTGGTGGAAAAACCCTCTTTATTATGCACTCTGGCAGAAAAATCAAGGTCACTTGTGCCATTTCCTTTGCAGGAGAAGTACTCACTCTAATTCtaaattatatgtcgttttgattttttctaaatttagaaCAGCCAGACGTTGCATGAGTTCCAGTAGTTGCTATCCGACACTTGTGCCAGGCGTTGTTCCGAATCAGTGTTTAAAGTCAGAAACTAACCACGAATTTATAAATGCTTGGACGATCGCAATTGGCACTGCTATTCGTCCGTACGTTTTTTTTCCATTCATGAGTACCTGTTCAGTGCAATGGACAGGGACGTTGCATCCTTCCTTTGGTTCTGCCTCTGCTGCTATGCAGCAGCTGTAGGCTTGGGAGACGAGTTTCAGATGTGTTTTTTCTCCGAGGCTGACAATACACTGGCAAAGTCGGTACCTAGTGCCGTACCTAGCAAGTAGCGTCTGCTCGTAAAGAATGCTTACAGGGGTGTGAAAACAAAGAATCCTACCAGGCGGTTGTCTGGATACACGACACGTTATCATGTACTTCATCCCGGATCCCAGTCACAGTGCATAGGATAGACCCTGTCGACAAATGACAAGGCGAGGACGACATCGAAAGGCTTTCCATTGGCGTCACAGAACCAGAGCCGTCCCTTTTTCAGGGAAGCCTTTTCGGTTACCATCCAACAGCAAAAGGAGTTTTGTGCTATTTGATGAGAAATAGTAGCACAACAGTACTAAGGAACATGAGATTTCTTTCATAGGTCATGTAGGAGAATTCTATCCCAGCTCAGCAGGGGAATGCACATCTGTGTGACAGATCAGTTCACAACCCGATCTCAAACAAAATTTAGCACGCATATCGGTTTGGAAATAACAAGGAATTCAACAGATTCAAGGCAACATGCAATTTACAGCTCAGGGTAAAGATAGATGGTGGACCAGCGATAACTAGTGTACATGGGAGCTAACATTCTACCGTTAGAATAGCAAAACGCATACATCAGGCAAGTAGTACAACAGTCTTGAAAAATGATTACAGCTGTTCTATAATCAACAATTCAAAGTGATTTCTACACAATATATATTAAACACATTATTTTGCTAATCCAGATCCAGGCCTACCAGCTGAGACAACCCTGAAACAAAGAACAAGAAAATTTAACTATAATGTCCATAGTTAGTATTCAAGATCATTTATGTCTACATCTAAGATCAAAGCAgactattaaaaaaaaagactcgCTGCATTAGTACAGCTTCAATTGTTTTGGTAGCTAAGTTTTTGTTCTGAATTCTGGGAACGTATTTATCCTAGTTCATGGAGtcgaaaacaaaacaaatgttTATATTCATCAGTCAAGTTCATGAGTCAAGACAGTCATATGATACTGATGAACAAGCCCATCATCCGAGGTTCCAGCATATATGCTTCCCATGTAAAAGCCATGATAAAATACCCATTCATTTCTTTTTATTAGGTATGTTGTTAGAACACAAATTGTAACCAATGAATCATAAAACCAGTATATAGCTTTACCATTCTTCATAACATCCATATAAAATTTTCTTTGGAAAGCAAAATAGGAGTACTCAGTTAAACCATTCCACCAAGCATTGACCCTGCTACGACTTAGTGGTACTTGGCTAGTACAACAGGTAAACAATCCCTGTCAAAACCATCTACAAAAAGTGCATACTCCCAATTCTGAAGCTCAAAAATGCAGACACAATTTATCTTGGGCAGAGAATATTCACCTCAATCATAGGATGAAGACCTCACCACAGACGAGTAGTAGTGGGCCTCTAACTCCTTGAGGCTTGTGGCTGCCTCCTGCCCAATTCTCTCCAGCATTCTCTCTGTTCCCTCCACCTGCTGACCAAGCACCTCAATCCTCCTATCCACATTCTCATTCAACGAAGCAAGCCCGGAAAAGATGGCTGTTCTCTTAAGTTCTGACACCAATTTCAACAGAGAGTCTGCTGAATGTACCTGAACAGAAGACATAAGACAATATCAGAAATTTAAAGTTCAGAACTGAGACATGGCACTTATAGCCAATTTCGTTAT encodes the following:
- the LOC117854869 gene encoding mediator of RNA polymerase II transcription subunit 22a: MSKVGGGAGSAPGPTAAAAAAAVQKQKSLLQKADADVSSLVDNFSSLINIARVNDPPVRNSQEAFQMEMRAARMVHSADSLLKLVSELKRTAIFSGLASLNENVDRRIEVLGQQVEGTERMLERIGQEAATSLKELEAHYYSSVVRSSSYD